The Penaeus vannamei isolate JL-2024 chromosome 2, ASM4276789v1, whole genome shotgun sequence region acaatataatatatgtatatatttaatattatataatatatatatgaattatatatatatagattatatatatataaatcatatatatatatatatatatatatatatatatatatatatatatatatatatatatatatatatatatatatgttgacaaatgtagaaaggtatgaatgggaatgaatatcttcacaatacaagatatgcatttaactggtttcgaatatgtattcgtcagaaatacatacatttgagaaaatacacagcatatttatatcatatgggAGCTGATGATTCACCTAATGATCGTGAACTCGCGCTCGTTATACGCATAactgctgccgcgaccttggatagtttaaatttacccgatgcggtgttcatatatttctctgtcgcgatgtattcagcttccatgaccttccttttatatttgtttaatcCTTCCTGGATTATTtcggcttctttccagttcggtagatgtccagcttcatatACTTGAACCATCATGGCGTTGGAAACCCTATGGtaacggacgtcggctcgatcgatgttcgttgatcctggtgttgaaaccacgtcccgtttcaccgtAGTATGCTTTATCGCAACTGATGCTGGGTTTGCGATGTACAGCattgttggggttgtttttcggTTGTTTCTTGTcacgtattaggtcatgtatcatCATTTCcctggatgtgctggcgattttcattgtattgccaaagtatttgctgatcgcctgggagaggttacatggaggtaatacgagaaaatcaGAAGGCATCACAGGGTTGGATCTTGTATGTGTGttcgccttctttctgaggttcagcaggagacctttggggtgtttatgtttcatgaaagaattaattacatacgtaacttcactttcaaggaactcagggctgctgatcctcagtgcccggaggaagaacccaattacacacacacacacacacacatacatatatatgtatattaatatgtatattgcatatacataaacacatattatattgtacatacacatatatgtatgtgtatatgtgtattgttaggtagatagatatttttacattatatatatatatatatatatatatatatatatatatatatatatatatacatatatatacacacacacatatcagcaATGTATGTAAAATCATATATCGCAACATATACTAAGAGGCGTGAATGTCGGTGGAAATACAAGTCaattttatacacaaacacacacccacacaggtaATGCAAACTTGTCTGGCATATTGTGATGTAAATGGCCATATACAGCACTAGAAGTTTTCAAGGAATAGTTTGAGACACTTAAATGAACAAATGTGTTAGAGGCAATAAAGTGTTAAACAGTGGTCGTTGTGGATGTTACTAACATGTTGCTGAGTCAGATGACGTCACACTTCGTccaatgggaaggagggatgctTCATTTCTCGGTTTTAGTGAGCGCGAATGACGTCCTCCGCCTGGCCTACTCGTTTCCCCAATAACGTCATGTCGCTGCCTGTTTTAGGAAATGGCCAATTAAGCCGCCTACAGGCTATATAAAGAAGGACTCTTAGGGACAGAAATCAGTTCAGAGCCTCCTTGTACTTGGCAAGGGGCTTCACACATCATGGGAAGTTTAGTGTTTCTGGCGCTCTCGCTCGGGGTGGCACTCGCTGCGGGTGCCGCTATTCCGTTGGACGGCGCCAACAGTCCTACAGTAGTGACTACAGGTTTGTTTTTCGTAGCTGAGTTTTGGTAAAAGATTCCTGCTGTGGTCTTTGGTTAGTTTGAACTTGATTGCGATCAAAGTGTTTCTAGGTGTATATTGgataaaatgttttattttgtttgggtgATTGCATCAAATTAGAGACGCTACTGATTCAGATAGGTCTATTCAAAACAACTGCAAACCAATCTTTGATTTAATGTTTACATCGTTGTTGATAAAAATCACGTTAGAGAATTCGCCAATGCATAAGGATTTACTAGTGAGTGTTATGTCAATGTTGCGGTGTTACTTAGCAACACTTACACTCGTCTTGAAAGCCCTTTGTAGAGATTCAGTTCCTGATGCCTGGCTGACCTTGCAGATAGATTATCGCCCATCGCATCTTTGAAAGCGCCAGAAGAAAGTTCTTCAGCCATAACGTTGACTGGTAGCTCACAGGCGGCCACGGATGTCCCCGAAGTAGAGCTAGCGGACCTCGAAGTCCTCGTGCGACCAAAGAGAAACTTCTACGGGAGGGGCGACCCTTGGGGCAGAGACAGGATTTTCGGACGCAACCGCCAGCGCAGCAGAATAAGTCGTGCGAAGAAGTACAACCGTGGCAAAATGAGGTATTTCAGTGGAAGTAGGAGACGCTCGAATAACAACGAACACAACTACGACAACGAGAGCTCTTCCCCGAAATACGGAAACACAGGTTATGTCGCCAGGACCGTCGTCAGTGCGCCTTCGTCCGGACCTCGCAGATCCTCCGGGGGATTCGTCTCAGCCAGGTCGTCAGGAGTCGCGAGAGTGGAGCAGACCGGTTAAGCTCGACCTGAATTCAAGTTCAAATAGTTCCTTGCACTAATGTAATCATATTCTCAAAAGGTTACTTAAGATGTCTAGACaagcatattcatatattatgagtatcattgattatatttacatacttttgtaatccttttctctctgatttttagagtatatattttttcaaatcttTTATAAAGAGGTTTTAATGCATTTTATTTATAACACTGCAatgttatatgcttatatacttttatatatttccaGGCCTGGGAAATGTTTGTTACGATTATAGTTTGTTACGATTATGaagcaaataaaaagtaaaaaatgaagaTATTTTGCATAACCTGAAGTTAAGCGAGAGAGAGTCAGCGAAACGTTTGTTAGTATAGGAAAGAGTCCATCCAAAAgaattacatatacaaatagtgcactcacacacacacatgtatatatatatatatatatatatatatatatatatatatatatatatatatatatatatatatagttatatatatatgtataagtatatacatatgtatatatacattatatatatatacatatatatatatatatatatatatatatatatatatatatatatagttatatatatatatgtataagtatatacatatgtatatatacattatatatatatacatatatatacatacatatatatatccatacatatgtatatatacattatatatatgcatgcatctatacatatatatatgaatatatgtatgtatatatatatatatatatatattcatatatatatattatataatatatatatatattcatatatatattatatatatattatataatatatattatatatattatatatatatatcatatatatattatatatatatattcatatatatatattatatatatgtatatatatatgcatatatatgtatatatatgtatataatatatatatatatatatatgtgtgtgtgtgtgtgtgtgtgtgtgtgtgtgtgtgtgtgtgtgtgtatgtatgtatgtatgcatatatatattatgttttatatatatatatatatatatgaatatatatatatatatatgaatatatatatatatatatgaatatatgtgaatatatatatatgaatatatatatatatgaatatatatatatatatgtatatacatttgtgtaaatgtgtatatatatataatatatatatatatatatatttatatatatgtatgtatatacatatgtaacacacacacccgcccttCTCACAGGGCCCATCCGCCCAACCTGTCCTCAGACGCCATTGCCCAAAGTGCGTGTTAACATCCTCCTGCCGCGCGAATGGCCGCAGCCACGTCCCCCGGGAGGCCCCAGCGTTTACCTAATAACGTCACGTCGCTGCCTCTTCTAGGAAGCGGCCAATTGTGTCCTGCGAGTCTTATTGGAGCCACTCGCGAGGCTATATAAAGAAGAGCTTTTGGGGACAGGAGTCAGTCTGGAGTCTTATTTTGCATACCTCGGGGCTTTACTCATCATGAGAAGTGAACAATTTCTGGTGCTTTCGCTCGGGGCGGTCCTTGCTGCGGCCGGGCCTGTTCCGTCGAGCGGCGCCTTCAGTCCTGCCGTGGTAACAGGAGGTACGTTGTCGCACAGCCGGTACCTTTAAGAAAAGGTATTTAgatgatttctattattgttaagaAATTAAATCCATTTAAAGACTTTGTTTACTGATTCAGGTATTCAAATTTATTACAAACAATTCTCCCAGGTGATCTGTTAATGTTGCAATTTGATTAAAACACGTTAAGAGAATTTTCAAAGTACCTAGGATTCCTTTGGGTGATTAGATTACATAAACCTGCAAAGTGGCTGCTATAATAATGCTGCAGTATCGCGTAGCATCATTTTGATAATTCTACATTTCTGCAGCTGTGGTTTTGCATTTTCTTCGATGTATTGTAAGAAAAGCGATATCATCAATTCCCAACCTGACAGAGATTCAGTTTCTGACATTTGGCTGACCTTGCAGACAGATTATCGCCCATCGAATCCTTGAAAACGCTAAAAGGGAGGTCTTCCGCCATAACGTTGCCTGACAGCTCCCACTTCCCCAAAGTGGAGCCTGCTGACCCCGAAGCCCTCGTGAGATCCAAGAGAAACTCCTACTACGAGCGGGATGACCCCTGGGGCAGAGACAGGATGTACGGGCGTCGTCGATACAAGACAGGTCGTAGGAGATATAATTCTGGTCGAATAAGGTACTTCTACCAGCGAAAGAAACCCTCGAAGAACGGAGGACCTGATTATAACTACGAAGACTCTTCCCCGAAATACTCCAACGAGGGCTATGTCCCCAGGGCCGTCGTCAGCACACCTCCGTCTGAGCCTCGCAGGTCCACCGGAGTTTTCGTCTCGGCCAGGTCGTCAGGAGTTGCCAGAGTGGAGGAGACCGCTTAAACCACACTTGATTTATTGATAGTCCCATTCCATATACTGAGATGATTATCTTTTGTTGCAGTGGGTTATGGCAATGTaagttaatatctatctatcgacaaaGCCTTCCACACATGTAGTACTTCATATTCTCTGAAAATTACTTGTGTACAAActaaattattcatatattacgAGAGTTTTGCATACCTTTATGTACGGGTATGATATTCTATTCACTCTGA contains the following coding sequences:
- the LOC113804167 gene encoding uncharacterized protein gives rise to the protein MGSLVFLALSLGVALAAGAAIPLDGANSPTVVTTDRLSPIASLKAPEESSSAITLTGSSQAATDVPEVELADLEVLVRPKRNFYGRGDPWGRDRIFGRNRQRSRISRAKKYNRGKMRYFSGSRRRSNNNEHNYDNESSSPKYGNTGYVARTVVSAPSSGPRRSSGGFVSARSSGVARVEQTG
- the LOC113804165 gene encoding uncharacterized protein, with the protein product MSRQAYSYIMSLGNEAANCVLRVLLEPLARLYKEELLGTGVSLESYFAYLGALLIMRSEQFLVLSLGAVLAAAGPVPSSGAFSPAVVTGDRLSPIESLKTLKGRSSAITLPDSSHFPKVEPADPEALVRSKRNSYYERDDPWGRDRMYGRRRYKTGRRRYNSGRIRYFYQRKKPSKNGGPDYNYEDSSPKYSNEGYVPRAVVSTPPSEPRRSTGVFVSARSSGVARVEETA